Genomic segment of Acetomicrobium thermoterrenum DSM 13490:
CCAAACCTCAAAGGCTTCTACTGGGCCAAGGAACGCTTAAGGGACGTATATAGAGCGAAGGAGAAGAACGAGGCAGCCAAGCTTTTAGACCTGATCATCATGAACCTGAAGGCTTCTGACGATGCCGAGTTGTACAGGTGGGGCAATACCCTAAAACGGTGGCGACAGCCTATATTAAACTACTTCGACAACAAAACTACCAATGCCTATACCGAAGGATGTAATACGAAGGTGAAGATGCTAAAACGAATCTCCTTTGGTCTTAGAAACGTAGAGGTCTACACAAAAAAGATAATGTTGGGATTCTTACCACCGGAGTGTTTCCACACTATTTGAAATAGAGCCTGGACCGCGTTGACCTTTTCATGTCAAAATGAGATAATTAGCGTTGAATAAATATTTTTTCAATTTAGAGGAGGGAACCATTTATGAGGAAGGCTTGGGGTCTACTGGTTGTTGCGATGGCAGTGTTGCTACTAGGGACAGGCCTTGCTTTTGCGGAAGCTCCGTACCACATCGGCATCGTGACAGGAACGGTTTCTCAGTCCGAAGATGACCTAAGGGGGGCCGAGCGTTTAATCGAGGAATATGGCGATGTAGCCAGCGGAGGTATCATTCAGCATATCACCTACCCTGACAATTTCATGCAAGAGATGGAGACCACTATTAGCCAGATTGCCGGGCTTTCCGATGATCCCTTGATGAAGGCAATCATCGTCAACCAATCCATCCCCGGAACCACCGAGGCATTTAGGCGCGTAAAGGAAAGAAGGCCTGATATCCTTTGCTTCGCCGGAGAAGCACACGAAGACCCCGGAGTTATCGAATCCGTAGCCGACCTTGCGATCAACGTACACAACATCTACAGAGGTTACCTAATACCTCTTGCCGCCAAGAAGATGGGGGCTACTGACTTCGTCCACATATCCTTCCCTCGCCATATGAGCTACGAGCTGCTATCGAGAAGGCGCAACATAATGGAAGCAGCATGTAACGACATAGGCCTTAAATTCCACTTCGAGACGGCACCGGATCCCGTAAGCGATGTGGGAGTAGCGGGAGCACAGCAGTTCATACTCGAAAAAGTCCCGGCATGGCTTGAAAAATACGGACCCAATACTGCCTTTTTCTGCACCAACGACGCCCACACCGAACCTTTGCTCAGGCAAATAGTCGCTCACGGCGGATACTTCGTAGAAGCCGATCTGCCTTCGCCTCTGATGGGATACCCCGGAGCATTGGGAATTGACCTCTCTGCCGAGAAGGGCGATTTTCAGGCCATAACCAAGAAGATCGAAGAGGTAATCATTGAAAAAGGTGCATCCGGACGATTGGGAACCTGGGTTTACTCCTACGGCTATACGACTACTGCAGGATTAGGTGAGCTGGCAATACGCATCCTCGATGGAAAGGCCGAGATATCCCTGGAAGACCTGGTAGCCTGCTATGAAAAATTCACTCCCGGCGCTACGTGGAACTGCGGTTATTACGTGGACCTCAACACAGGCATAGAAAAGACAAATCACATGTTGGTGTACCAAGATACATATGTCTTCGGTAAGGGCTTCCTCGAGATGACCAAGGTTGAAGTTCCGGAGAAATATCTAACCATTAAGTAAGTGATTCTCTGCAAAAGGCATGTAAATCAGTGTTATCCAGAGGGGAAGCGGGGCTTCCCCTCTGCAATCTTATGCTCATGCTAAAGGAGTAAGAGGTGAATTGAATGTCTTCAACGCTGCTTAAA
This window contains:
- a CDS encoding transposase, whose protein sequence is PNLKGFYWAKERLRDVYRAKEKNEAAKLLDLIIMNLKASDDAELYRWGNTLKRWRQPILNYFDNKTTNAYTEGCNTKVKMLKRISFGLRNVEVYTKKIMLGFLPPECFHTI
- a CDS encoding DUF3798 domain-containing protein gives rise to the protein MRKAWGLLVVAMAVLLLGTGLAFAEAPYHIGIVTGTVSQSEDDLRGAERLIEEYGDVASGGIIQHITYPDNFMQEMETTISQIAGLSDDPLMKAIIVNQSIPGTTEAFRRVKERRPDILCFAGEAHEDPGVIESVADLAINVHNIYRGYLIPLAAKKMGATDFVHISFPRHMSYELLSRRRNIMEAACNDIGLKFHFETAPDPVSDVGVAGAQQFILEKVPAWLEKYGPNTAFFCTNDAHTEPLLRQIVAHGGYFVEADLPSPLMGYPGALGIDLSAEKGDFQAITKKIEEVIIEKGASGRLGTWVYSYGYTTTAGLGELAIRILDGKAEISLEDLVACYEKFTPGATWNCGYYVDLNTGIEKTNHMLVYQDTYVFGKGFLEMTKVEVPEKYLTIK